Below is a genomic region from Isosphaeraceae bacterium EP7.
GTTCGTCGAGCGTGAGCTTCCCTCCGTCTCGCTGCCGCAGCGCGCCACGATGGCTCGCGAGCTGGCCCAGGCGCTGGGAATCCTCACGGCGAGGCTGCATGACGCCGGGCTCGTCCACCTCGATTTCCACCCCGGAAACATCCTCGTCCGTCGCGGCACCGGCGACCGCATCGAACTGGCGATGATCGACCTGGACGCCCTGCGCACCGCACGAGTGCCGCTGAATCGGGGCGCCTCGCGCGACAACCTGGCGCTGTTGAACCATTACTTCTGGCTCCGCTCGGCGAAGACCGACCGCAGGCGGTTCCTCAAGGCCTACCTGGAAGCCAGGCAGACGCCGGAGTCCGACGACCGGGCCTTCGCCCGCGAGATCGAAGGGGCCACCCGTGACTGGGCCGAACGCCTCTGGAGGCGCTGGGGCCGACGCTGCCGGGGGTCGAACAAGTACTTCACCGTCGGCAGCGACAAGCAGGCCTCGACCCACGCCATCGCCTCGCGCGACCTCGACCCGGCCGACCTGCGGGCCCTGCTCGCCGACCCCGAGGCGCCGTTCCGCTCGCCCAAGTCGAGGTTGATCAAGGACTCTCGCACCACCACGGTCATCGAGACCGAGATGACGGTGCTGGGCCGTCCGACCCGCGTGATTTACAAGCGGTTCAACCCCAAGAAGCGGCTCGAAGCGATCCTCAACCTGGTGCGCCCCTCGCGGGCCTGGCGGGCCTGGCAGGCTGCCCAGCACCTGGTCAGCCGGGCCCTGCCCACGCCTCAGAATCTGGTCTACCTCAGCAAGTCCCCCGGTCGAGGCCTTTTCAGGCGGCTCCGCGCCGCCGAGACGACCTATCACGCCGTGGTGAAGGCCGAGGACACCGTCACCCTGGGCGCCTACGTCTGCCAGGTCTTGCCCACCCTCGGGGCCGAGGAGCAGGTCGCGACCAGACGCCGGCTCCTGCGCGAGCTGGCACTGCTGATGCGGACGCTCCACGAGCGCTCGCTGTCGCACCGCGACCTGAAATCCGAGAACATCCTGGTGAAGGTCGACGGCGAGACGGGCCGGTTCGAGCTGAGCCTGATCGACCTGGTCGGGGTCCGGCTCAGCCATCCGCTGCCCAGGGACCGCCGGGTCCAGAATCTCGCCCGTGTCTACCTCAGCCTGCGCGAGATGCCTGGCGGCACCCGCTCCGACATCCTCCGCTTCCTGCTGACCTATCGCCCCGAGGCCAGGGCCCGGGGCGACGAATGGAAGGCGCTCTGGCGAGAGGTCTTCGCCGCGTCGAAGGCCAAGATCGAGCAGAACCGCAGGCGGAATCGACCCATCAGCTGATTCGACCCATCGACGCGAGCCGGCATCCAGGGAGGGACACCATGACACGACGAAGCTGGGGGATCCTGGCGATCCTCCCCCTCATCGGACTCTCGGGCTGCTCGGTCATGGGCGACCGAGGGCCGGCCCTGCTCCCCACGCGGTACCAGCTGCGCACGGGCCCCTACGTCGTGTCGAGCCAGTTCCCCATCTCCGCCGAGCACCCCGTCATCGGCCAGCTCACCCACCTGCAAGGCGAGGTCGAGACCACCCTCGGGCTGGGCCAGGATCAGATCACCGGGCCGGTCGAGATCTTCATCCTCGACGACAAGAAGGACTACCTGAAGTTCCTCTCGATCCACTTCCCCGAGCTACCCCCGCGCCGGGCCTTCTTCCTGGCCAGGGGAGGCCGGCGGATCATCTACGCCTTCCTCAATGAACACATCGAGGAAGACCTCCGGCACGAGGCCACCCACGCCTTGCTGCACGCCTCCGTCGGCGATCTCCCCCTCTGGCTCGACGAGGGACTGGCCGAGTACTTCGAGCCCCCCTCGCAGCGATCCAGGCTCCACCCCGAGCATCTGGCGCGGCTGAAGGAGCTGGCCAGCACCGGCTGGGAGCCCGACCTCCCGCGTCTCGAATCCCTGGGCCAGATCGATGAGATGACCCCCAAGGAATACAGCGAGAGCTGGGCCTGGGTGCACTACCTCATCAACGGCCCGGCCGCCGACCGCGCACGCCTGGGCGACTATCTCCGCGACGTCCAGGCCAGGCGCCAACCCACCCCGCTCTCCGCCCGCCCCGGAGAGCCCCAGCCCCAGCTCGCGGGCGAATTGCTCGACTACCTCTCCAAGGTC
It encodes:
- a CDS encoding lipopolysaccharide kinase InaA family protein, translating into MPEATRTTLEQEEGRDALFQAPAWQWRRAGQVGWWFKPEWGPVLIGPDGLRLDEWRRSDSLTTIKTGPHRVVYRADLPEGVVFIKHFLVPDFRAILRQWFRRGKGRNEGRRASALEALGIPTITPIALGEQRKRRFLFENYLVTHAIDRAIPLDEFVERELPSVSLPQRATMARELAQALGILTARLHDAGLVHLDFHPGNILVRRGTGDRIELAMIDLDALRTARVPLNRGASRDNLALLNHYFWLRSAKTDRRRFLKAYLEARQTPESDDRAFAREIEGATRDWAERLWRRWGRRCRGSNKYFTVGSDKQASTHAIASRDLDPADLRALLADPEAPFRSPKSRLIKDSRTTTVIETEMTVLGRPTRVIYKRFNPKKRLEAILNLVRPSRAWRAWQAAQHLVSRALPTPQNLVYLSKSPGRGLFRRLRAAETTYHAVVKAEDTVTLGAYVCQVLPTLGAEEQVATRRRLLRELALLMRTLHERSLSHRDLKSENILVKVDGETGRFELSLIDLVGVRLSHPLPRDRRVQNLARVYLSLREMPGGTRSDILRFLLTYRPEARARGDEWKALWREVFAASKAKIEQNRRRNRPIS
- a CDS encoding DUF1570 domain-containing protein, with the translated sequence MTRRSWGILAILPLIGLSGCSVMGDRGPALLPTRYQLRTGPYVVSSQFPISAEHPVIGQLTHLQGEVETTLGLGQDQITGPVEIFILDDKKDYLKFLSIHFPELPPRRAFFLARGGRRIIYAFLNEHIEEDLRHEATHALLHASVGDLPLWLDEGLAEYFEPPSQRSRLHPEHLARLKELASTGWEPDLPRLESLGQIDEMTPKEYSESWAWVHYLINGPAADRARLGDYLRDVQARRQPTPLSARPGEPQPQLAGELLDYLSKVEKVPASTLASGGVSVRSQSDTLKVEREPARRRSFFPWLGRIFGRDDEPAR